Proteins from a single region of Panulirus ornatus isolate Po-2019 chromosome 64, ASM3632096v1, whole genome shotgun sequence:
- the LOC139746238 gene encoding uncharacterized protein, whose product MEGKGGACSQCDKTFSDNSNMKAHMLMHADGKPFKCSQCQKSFSQHNYLERHMKVHTMKKPYKCSECQKTFSQRKYLVRHMTVHTGQKPYECSQCQKNFSRSSNLVEHMTTHTGEKPYECSQCQKTFFRKSYLLTHMTIHTGQRPFECSHCQRTFTYKSTLVRHMDIHTEEKLYECSQCQKTFSQKRALVTHMNLHTAKKPFECSECQKAFITKSKLVRHMTVHTGKKPYECSECQKTFLSKSDIMKHMTVHTGEKPYECPQCQKTFSRSSYLAQHMKVHTGEKPYECAQCQRTFSRRNHLLEHMTVHTEERPYECSQCQKTFSRSSYLTQHMKVHTKEKPHECSQCQKTFSRRGHLLEHMTVHKKEKP is encoded by the coding sequence ATGGAGGGTAAAGGAGGGGCATGTTCACAATGCGACAAAACATTTTCTGACAATTCTAACATGAAAGCACATATGTTGATGCATGCAGATGGGAAGCCTTTCAAGTGTTCACAGTGCCAGAAAAGCTTTAGCCAACATAATTATCTTGAAAGGCACATGAAAGTTCACACAATGAAGAAACCATATAAATGTTCagagtgccaaaagaccttctcccagagGAAATATTTAGTtaggcacatgactgttcatacaggacaaaagccatatgaatgttcacagtgccagaaGAACTTTTCTCGGAGTAGCAACTTAGTGGAGCACATGactactcacacaggagagaagccatatgaatgttctcagtgccaaaagaccttctttaGGAAGAGTTATTTACTTACTcacatgactattcatacaggaCAAAGGCCatttgaatgttcacattgccaaaggACCTTTACCTATAAGAGTACTTTAGTGCGGCACATGGATATTCACACAGAAGAGAAActttatgaatgttcacagtgccaaaagaccttctcccagaaGAGGGCTTTAGTAACCCACATGAATCTTCATACAGCAAAAAAGCCATTTGAATGTTCAGAATGCCAAAAGGCCTTCATTACCAAGAGCAAATTAGTTCGgcatatgactgttcatacaggaaagaagccatatgaatgttcagaatgccaaaagactttcttatctaagagtgatataatgaagcacatgactgttcacacaggagagaagccatatgaatgtccacaatgccaaaagaccttctcccgaAGCAGTTATTTAGCACAGCACATGaaagttcatacaggagagaagccatatgaatgtgcACAGTGCCAAAGGACCTTCTCTCGGAGGAATCATTTATTagagcacatgactgttcatacagaagagaggccatatgaatgttcacagtgccaaaagaccttctcccggAGTAGTTATTTAACACAGCACATGAAAGTTCATACAAaagagaagccacatgaatgttcacaatgccaaaagaccttctccaggAGGGGTCATCTACTGGAGCATATGACTGTTCATAAAAAAGAGAAGCCATAA